One window of Thermocoleostomius sinensis A174 genomic DNA carries:
- a CDS encoding response regulator, which yields MSSSIPISDGSRHSNLPSLRILLVEDDPVMQMGLEHFLSGYSALQVIGQAADGYSAIDAAHALQPDLIIMDIGLPQLDGIAATLQIKMAQPQVRILMLTSHKTERETIAALSSGADAYCIKGSDPETLLMAISCIHDGGSYLDPQIARRVLNHLKPPVSNPAPTNLSNRELEVLKLIVDGCTNSEIAAVLYLSPSTVKAHIRSIMNKLAVDDRVQAAVVALRAGLVH from the coding sequence ATGTCATCTTCAATTCCAATCTCCGATGGTTCTAGGCATTCAAACCTCCCCAGCCTACGGATCTTACTTGTCGAAGACGATCCGGTGATGCAGATGGGGTTAGAACACTTTCTTTCTGGTTATTCGGCTTTGCAAGTGATCGGGCAAGCCGCAGATGGTTATTCTGCGATCGATGCGGCTCATGCGCTTCAACCAGATTTGATCATTATGGACATTGGGTTGCCGCAGCTAGATGGAATTGCTGCAACTCTGCAAATTAAGATGGCTCAACCCCAAGTGCGAATTTTGATGCTGACCTCTCACAAAACTGAGCGAGAGACGATCGCCGCTCTATCCAGTGGAGCGGATGCTTATTGCATCAAAGGCAGCGATCCCGAAACGCTATTAATGGCAATCAGTTGCATTCACGATGGCGGCAGTTACCTTGATCCACAAATAGCACGGCGCGTATTGAATCATCTCAAGCCGCCTGTTTCCAATCCCGCCCCCACTAATCTATCTAACCGAGAATTAGAAGTGCTGAAGTTAATTGTAGACGGATGCACCAATTCTGAGATTGCTGCGGTGCTTTACCTCAGCCCCAGTACGGTAAAAGCCCACATTCGCAGCATTATGAACAAACTGGCTGTAGACGATCGGGTACAAGCGGCAGTGGTGGCATTGCGAGCGGGATTGGTTCACTAG
- a CDS encoding ABC transporter substrate-binding protein — protein sequence MRRSQRWWVILVIFTAALTLTLSNCTPQTATTSSGSANAGSGTNTLVFGAVGDPVTLESGNATDAYSGYVQQQLYDRLLDFEPGTTTLIPALATDWSVSDDRLRWTFKLREGVKFHDGTDFNAEAVRANVNRWWNPDDPLGFREAGKTYEIWPQLFGGFKGSDESLLQDLRVVDDYTVEFILKQPFAAFPAAIASGYFGFSSPAAIRQAGADYGLPSVGAVGTGPYKFVEWRNGDRVVLTNNPDYWQADLPKTDELIFRTIKESSSRLAELRTGSIDFAESFSPEQLSEINRDTNLEERRRPSFNVGYLALNPSYEPLSKKEVRHAIAMSINKQALVDAFWSGLAVTDPHFTPPSMKAYQDQSLRDYEYNPDRAKQLLAEAGYPDGFDLELWYSPITGTVFPTPKPIAEAWAADLAAVGIRVSLNTKDWAAYLADRNKAPGYQAFMLAWGGDYGDPDNFYYPHFGPGSTADIGNWKNDRVFQLLDEARSEEDETRRAQMYAEVDRILHDEAVRLPMVHSEPLLVQRTNLTGWTPSPLGNESFATIEKS from the coding sequence ATGAGACGATCGCAACGTTGGTGGGTGATTCTGGTGATATTTACAGCAGCGCTTACGCTCACCCTTTCTAATTGCACCCCTCAGACGGCTACAACGTCCTCAGGTTCTGCCAATGCCGGAAGCGGAACCAACACTCTCGTTTTTGGAGCGGTGGGCGATCCTGTCACTTTAGAATCTGGCAATGCGACGGATGCCTATTCTGGATATGTACAGCAACAGCTTTACGATCGGCTGCTAGATTTTGAACCTGGCACGACCACTTTAATTCCGGCGTTGGCCACAGACTGGTCGGTTTCTGACGATCGGCTAAGGTGGACGTTTAAGCTCCGAGAAGGTGTCAAGTTTCACGATGGTACAGACTTTAATGCTGAAGCCGTGCGTGCCAATGTCAATCGCTGGTGGAACCCGGACGATCCGTTGGGCTTCCGCGAGGCAGGCAAAACTTACGAAATTTGGCCACAATTATTCGGCGGGTTTAAAGGCTCGGATGAATCCCTGCTGCAAGATTTGCGAGTGGTGGACGATTACACTGTTGAATTTATTCTGAAGCAACCGTTTGCCGCTTTTCCGGCGGCGATCGCCTCCGGGTACTTTGGCTTTTCTAGTCCCGCTGCTATTCGACAAGCTGGGGCCGATTACGGGTTGCCCAGCGTAGGAGCCGTTGGCACAGGTCCCTACAAGTTTGTGGAGTGGCGCAATGGCGATCGGGTAGTGCTGACCAACAATCCAGACTATTGGCAAGCTGACCTGCCTAAAACCGATGAGTTAATTTTCCGCACCATTAAGGAAAGCTCCTCGCGGCTAGCAGAACTGCGCACCGGGTCGATCGACTTTGCCGAAAGCTTTTCGCCTGAACAACTGAGTGAAATTAATCGCGACACGAATTTAGAAGAACGGCGGCGTCCCTCGTTTAATGTGGGCTACTTAGCGCTGAATCCGAGTTATGAACCCCTTTCTAAGAAGGAAGTTCGGCACGCAATCGCCATGTCAATCAACAAGCAAGCCTTGGTGGATGCTTTCTGGTCTGGGCTAGCAGTGACAGACCCCCATTTCACCCCTCCCTCAATGAAAGCTTATCAAGACCAGAGCTTGAGGGACTATGAATATAACCCCGATCGAGCCAAGCAACTGCTAGCCGAGGCGGGCTATCCTGATGGGTTTGACCTGGAGTTGTGGTATTCTCCTATCACCGGGACTGTGTTTCCCACCCCCAAACCGATTGCCGAAGCTTGGGCGGCTGATTTGGCAGCGGTTGGTATTCGCGTCAGCCTCAATACCAAAGACTGGGCCGCCTACCTAGCCGATCGCAACAAAGCGCCGGGTTATCAAGCCTTTATGTTGGCGTGGGGGGGTGATTATGGCGATCCCGATAATTTCTACTATCCGCATTTTGGCCCCGGTTCTACCGCAGATATTGGCAACTGGAAAAACGATCGGGTGTTTCAATTACTAGACGAGGCTCGTAGCGAAGAAGACGAAACGCGACGGGCACAAATGTATGCAGAAGTCGATCGAATTTTGCACGATGAAGCGGTACGCTTGCCGATGGTACATTCAGAACCCCTGTTGGTACAGCGCACGAACCTAACAGGGTGGACGCCAAGTCCCTTGGGCAATGAATCTTTTGCCACAATTGAAAAATCTTAG
- a CDS encoding bifunctional acetate--CoA ligase family protein/GNAT family N-acetyltransferase produces MSSTSDYACDFLRPEHRPLDAIFAPNSVAVIGATERSRIGRSVLWNLISNAFSGTVYPVSPDHPSVLGIKSYPTLADIPEPIDLAVIATSASTVPAIVEQCGAAGVKGAIVLSDGFRETGAAGLELERQISEHLQRHSLRLMGPNCLGAMNPSIGFNATFANAMARPGNVGFISQSSAICSAILDWSFRENVGFSTFVSIGTMLDISWGDLIDYLGDDPNTHSIVIYMETIGDARSFLSAAREVALTKPIIVLKAGRPEATAQAAMSSTGALVSSDAVLDAAFRRCGVLRVNSIAALFDMAEVLAKQPRPKGPRLTIVTNAGSLGELAADALLVNGGELAPLSDASIAALTAYLPPLWSHHNPIDILEDADPDRYQQTIQIAAQDPESDGLLVILTPQMMTEPTQTAEQIKTWLEHQVKQNGDRSKPILASWMGDFSVNAGELLLNQAQIPTYRFPDTAARVFSYLWQFSYNLRGIYETPVLVASSEAEIPDRALVDSIITAARQANQTILTETESKQILAAYGIPVLPTCVAATVTDAVNCAEKIGYPVALKLFSKTIIQKVDVGSVRLNLVDAEAVQRAYQAIKDAVSQTVGAEHFLGVTVQPMVRPRGYELIVGSGLDPQFGSVIVFGAGGQLVEVFQDRAIALPPLNSTLARRLMEQTRIYKALQGVQGQPIDLAALEQLLVRFSQLVAEQRWIKAIDINPLLAPFVGATTPSSLIALDACIVLHDATLDENQLPTLAIRPYPTQYVSSWTLRDGRTVTVRPIRPEDEPLIIRFHQSLSEQSVYFRYFHLIKLSQRIAHERLTRICFIDYDREMALVADYQNPETGIHDILGVARLSKLRTTDEAEFALLVSDRAQGQGLGTELLRRLLQIGLNERIKRITAEILFENIGMQRVCEKLGFEIARTADASIVKAAIVLAD; encoded by the coding sequence ATGTCATCTACCTCAGATTACGCTTGCGATTTTTTGAGACCTGAGCATCGACCGCTCGATGCCATTTTTGCACCCAACTCCGTTGCTGTTATCGGTGCTACAGAACGATCGAGGATCGGACGAAGTGTGTTGTGGAACCTGATCAGCAATGCCTTTAGTGGAACTGTTTATCCAGTTAGTCCAGACCATCCCAGTGTTTTGGGGATCAAGTCCTATCCCACCCTTGCCGATATTCCAGAGCCGATCGACTTAGCTGTAATTGCAACCTCAGCATCAACCGTGCCTGCAATCGTCGAACAATGTGGAGCGGCAGGGGTCAAAGGCGCGATTGTGCTTTCGGATGGGTTTCGGGAAACTGGTGCAGCAGGACTAGAACTGGAACGGCAAATTAGTGAACACTTGCAACGCCACTCCCTACGATTGATGGGGCCGAACTGTCTAGGTGCGATGAACCCAAGCATAGGCTTCAATGCCACCTTTGCCAATGCCATGGCACGTCCGGGCAATGTCGGCTTTATTAGCCAAAGTAGTGCAATCTGTTCTGCTATTTTAGATTGGAGTTTTCGCGAAAATGTCGGATTCAGCACCTTCGTATCAATTGGTACGATGCTGGATATAAGTTGGGGAGATTTAATCGATTATCTAGGCGACGACCCCAACACCCATAGCATTGTGATTTATATGGAAACGATCGGAGATGCCCGATCATTTCTGTCTGCGGCACGAGAGGTGGCCCTAACGAAACCCATTATTGTGCTGAAGGCAGGTCGTCCCGAGGCAACGGCACAGGCAGCTATGTCTTCTACCGGAGCATTAGTTAGCAGTGATGCTGTGTTGGATGCGGCCTTTCGTCGATGTGGAGTACTGCGGGTGAATTCCATCGCTGCACTGTTTGATATGGCAGAGGTACTGGCAAAACAACCTCGTCCCAAAGGTCCCCGCTTGACGATCGTTACCAATGCAGGCAGTCTAGGGGAACTGGCAGCAGATGCGTTGCTTGTCAATGGCGGAGAACTGGCTCCTTTGTCAGACGCTTCGATCGCCGCTCTCACTGCCTATTTACCTCCACTCTGGAGTCACCATAATCCGATTGATATTCTTGAAGATGCTGACCCCGATCGCTATCAGCAGACGATTCAAATTGCTGCCCAAGATCCAGAGAGCGATGGCTTGCTCGTGATTCTCACCCCTCAGATGATGACTGAGCCGACACAAACAGCAGAACAAATAAAGACTTGGCTTGAACATCAAGTTAAACAAAACGGGGATCGCTCTAAACCAATTTTGGCGAGTTGGATGGGAGACTTTAGCGTCAATGCGGGTGAACTGTTGCTGAACCAAGCTCAGATTCCTACCTACCGCTTTCCCGATACGGCTGCCCGTGTGTTCAGCTACTTGTGGCAATTTAGCTACAATCTACGGGGGATCTATGAGACTCCTGTTCTAGTAGCAAGTTCAGAGGCGGAAATCCCCGATCGTGCTCTTGTTGACTCTATTATTACTGCTGCAAGACAAGCCAACCAAACAATCCTCACAGAAACAGAATCCAAACAAATTTTGGCAGCGTATGGAATTCCAGTGCTTCCAACTTGTGTTGCTGCAACCGTAACTGATGCAGTCAACTGTGCAGAGAAAATTGGATATCCAGTCGCTCTCAAACTATTCTCTAAAACCATCATTCAAAAAGTCGATGTTGGCAGTGTGCGACTGAATCTAGTTGATGCTGAAGCCGTACAACGAGCCTATCAAGCAATTAAGGATGCAGTCTCTCAAACGGTTGGAGCAGAGCATTTTCTGGGTGTAACGGTACAGCCAATGGTGAGGCCAAGGGGTTATGAGTTAATTGTTGGCAGTGGGCTTGATCCTCAATTTGGTTCGGTGATAGTGTTCGGGGCCGGTGGACAGTTGGTAGAAGTATTTCAAGATCGAGCAATCGCCCTTCCTCCACTGAATTCCACCTTAGCCCGACGGCTGATGGAACAAACCCGCATCTACAAAGCCTTACAAGGAGTGCAAGGACAACCGATCGATCTAGCAGCACTGGAGCAACTGTTGGTACGATTTAGCCAACTAGTGGCAGAGCAGCGCTGGATCAAAGCGATCGATATCAATCCACTCCTAGCACCGTTTGTAGGAGCAACTACTCCCTCTTCCTTGATAGCATTGGATGCTTGCATTGTTTTGCACGATGCGACCCTTGACGAAAATCAGCTACCAACGCTGGCGATTCGACCCTATCCCACTCAATATGTTAGTTCTTGGACATTACGGGATGGTAGGACAGTCACCGTTCGCCCCATTCGCCCTGAAGATGAGCCACTGATTATTCGGTTTCATCAATCTCTATCGGAACAGAGCGTGTATTTCCGTTATTTTCACTTGATTAAACTAAGCCAACGCATTGCCCACGAACGCCTAACCCGTATCTGTTTTATTGATTACGATCGCGAGATGGCCCTAGTCGCAGATTATCAAAATCCTGAAACAGGAATTCATGACATTTTGGGTGTTGCCCGGCTGAGCAAACTGCGGACCACTGATGAAGCAGAATTTGCGCTACTGGTTAGCGATCGAGCACAAGGGCAAGGATTGGGAACTGAATTGCTCCGTCGATTACTGCAAATTGGACTGAATGAACGCATCAAGCGAATTACAGCCGAGATTTTATTTGAAAATATTGGAATGCAACGAGTATGTGAAAAACTGGGGTTTGAGATTGCTCGTACAGCAGATGCCTCCATTGTGAAAGCCGCCATTGTTCTAGCAGACTAA
- the gvpN gene encoding gas vesicle protein GvpN codes for MTTVLHASPYQFVDTPSIQRLVLRALRYLRSGYAVHLRGPAGTGKTTLAIHLANLLARPIVVVFGDDEVKSSDLVGTQSGFTRKKVVDNFIHSVIKVEDELQQAWVDARLTLACKEGLTLVYDEFNRSRPEGNNVLLSVLEEKLLVLPPHRHRQEYIRVHPEFRAIFTSNPEEYCGVHAAQNALLDRMITINVPEPDVFTQTEILMRKTAISQADAATIVQLVGAFRDQTQAEKTSGLRSALMLATICCDHHIRVAPNNEDFQELCQDVLLSRSSLMMDDGMQVLQTLFAQLEFYDESRYQPESVNTLQQFADNFTNCSTRNVNPSETYSVSSVFYSLNSINNQANEFEIDLETLEVEETKQVENTVKSNELKSLEPQIAIDRHIINYLQETEGARLLEIEQDLELSRIELIAALKTLLREKKVIQHDRIYKLVEPKLVEPSID; via the coding sequence GTGACAACTGTTCTTCACGCTAGCCCGTACCAATTTGTGGATACCCCATCTATTCAGCGCCTTGTTTTGCGCGCACTTCGTTATTTGCGATCGGGATATGCTGTGCATTTACGTGGCCCGGCTGGTACTGGCAAAACGACATTGGCGATTCATTTAGCGAACCTATTAGCTCGCCCCATTGTAGTAGTATTTGGCGATGATGAAGTGAAGTCATCGGATTTAGTTGGCACGCAATCTGGTTTTACGCGAAAAAAGGTGGTGGACAATTTTATTCACAGCGTCATCAAGGTGGAAGATGAATTGCAGCAAGCGTGGGTCGATGCGCGGTTAACCCTGGCTTGCAAAGAAGGATTAACCTTGGTCTATGATGAATTCAATCGATCGCGTCCAGAGGGTAACAATGTCCTGTTATCAGTTCTCGAGGAAAAGCTGTTAGTTTTGCCGCCTCATCGCCACCGGCAGGAATATATCCGAGTTCATCCTGAGTTTCGCGCTATTTTCACATCCAATCCGGAAGAATATTGCGGTGTCCATGCTGCTCAAAATGCGCTGCTCGATCGCATGATTACAATTAATGTTCCAGAGCCAGATGTGTTCACACAAACTGAAATCTTGATGCGTAAAACGGCGATCAGTCAAGCGGATGCTGCGACCATTGTTCAGCTTGTTGGAGCGTTTCGTGATCAAACTCAGGCTGAAAAAACATCAGGTCTGCGATCGGCACTGATGCTCGCGACAATTTGCTGTGATCATCACATTCGCGTAGCACCCAACAACGAAGATTTTCAAGAACTTTGCCAAGATGTCTTGTTATCCAGGAGTTCGTTGATGATGGATGATGGCATGCAGGTGCTTCAGACTTTGTTTGCTCAATTGGAATTCTATGATGAATCACGCTACCAACCTGAATCAGTGAATACACTTCAACAGTTTGCAGACAATTTTACCAATTGCTCTACAAGAAATGTAAATCCATCCGAGACATATTCAGTTTCTTCTGTTTTCTATAGCTTAAACTCAATCAATAACCAAGCGAATGAATTTGAAATAGATTTAGAAACACTAGAAGTAGAAGAAACAAAACAAGTAGAAAACACAGTAAAAAGCAATGAATTAAAATCTCTCGAACCACAAATAGCAATCGATCGACATATCATCAACTATTTGCAAGAAACAGAAGGTGCCCGGTTACTAGAAATTGAACAAGACTTAGAATTAAGTCGAATCGAATTAATTGCGGCTTTAAAGACACTGCTGCGCGAAAAGAAGGTGATCCAGCACGATCGGATCTATAAATTGGTGGAACCTAAATTGGTAGAACCTTCAATCGATTAG
- a CDS encoding hybrid sensor histidine kinase/response regulator, with protein MISFENAQGSMGGTMHILEPPSDQPLSPKHAFQIRALLQEIAQEIGARVLTEDLLPLTASTVATNLGADQFDQFIVVASKSFSAMLQSRFLASEPSEPTSQSTSRTKATRSTGETPQPSCPTCRIRLSFDASEITDFLDRLCALSFSTSALCQAIEQARAVLCPSNDPQWQNQFTLRLIARLTQTAPGTTPEASSTLQSLPIGTVLQQQIQQERLLNQVTTQIRQSLELPVILQTAVEQVRQVLRVDRLVIYRFASDQSSTDLFQDIMSAGVTTEDNRLDQGRVIYEARVSPEIPSVLNFSEAHCFARSNQPGLSSDRKRAIVIEDVHAKYAAIPCLLNFLEQARIRSKLVVPILIRDHLWGLLIAHQCDHPRRWQDSEQRFLHQIAEHLAIAISQAQLYAELQQQKRTLEQRVIKRTQELHDVMQSAQSANRAKSEFLAAVSHELRTPLTCIIGMSATLQRWTHGILNERQQHFLQTIHDSGEYLLALINDILDLSQVEAGKMLLSLSEFSLSRLSQQSLKAFEGQATLNEVALEVDLRIPPQYDRFVADPRRLQQILFNLLDNAIKFTPAGGQVTLRVFAEENLATFQVKDQGIGIPEEQLPLLFQKFRQLNAGYQRQYRGTGLGLALTKQLVELHGGWIDVESTVGIGSVFTVRLPIQVLPGKGSALKTRSASIANPARGRIVLIEHDEDNADLVCDVLTAAGYQIVWMLEGSTVINQIEVLQPIAVIMNFQLPDIDGQHLIQQLRQNPMTKHLKIIVLTPIELEQQEVEPIVGVDGCLTQPLRPNLLLQTVMLLTDLKSPSPTLGEGLE; from the coding sequence ATGATATCGTTTGAAAATGCCCAGGGTAGTATGGGTGGAACCATGCACATCCTTGAACCTCCATCCGATCAACCCCTTTCCCCCAAACACGCTTTTCAGATCCGAGCACTGCTCCAAGAGATTGCTCAAGAGATCGGAGCCAGGGTTCTAACTGAAGATTTGTTGCCGCTGACCGCTTCTACTGTGGCAACAAATCTTGGCGCAGATCAATTTGATCAATTTATAGTGGTGGCATCAAAATCCTTTAGTGCGATGCTTCAAAGTCGATTCCTTGCCTCCGAACCATCGGAGCCGACATCACAGTCAACATCAAGAACAAAAGCCACTCGATCGACTGGAGAAACGCCACAACCTTCCTGTCCAACCTGTCGGATTAGGCTCTCCTTTGATGCGTCTGAAATCACAGACTTTCTCGATCGCCTCTGTGCGCTATCTTTCTCTACATCTGCCTTATGTCAAGCTATTGAGCAGGCACGGGCGGTGCTGTGCCCCAGTAATGATCCACAGTGGCAAAACCAGTTTACCCTACGCTTGATTGCTCGACTGACGCAAACAGCCCCTGGCACGACTCCTGAGGCTTCTTCCACGCTCCAATCGCTTCCAATCGGAACAGTATTGCAGCAACAAATTCAGCAGGAGCGGTTGCTGAACCAAGTAACCACCCAAATTCGTCAAAGTTTGGAACTACCGGTAATTTTGCAAACGGCTGTTGAACAGGTGCGGCAGGTGTTGCGGGTCGATCGCCTGGTGATTTATCGCTTTGCGTCAGACCAATCTAGTACTGATCTGTTTCAAGACATCATGTCTGCTGGCGTTACCACCGAGGACAATCGCCTAGATCAAGGAAGAGTCATCTATGAGGCAAGGGTATCACCTGAGATTCCATCGGTACTCAATTTTTCGGAAGCCCACTGTTTTGCGCGATCGAATCAGCCAGGTCTATCATCGGATCGGAAGCGAGCCATCGTGATTGAAGATGTTCACGCGAAATACGCAGCGATTCCCTGTCTGCTCAACTTCTTAGAGCAGGCCAGAATTCGATCAAAGCTCGTGGTGCCAATTTTGATTCGCGATCACCTCTGGGGACTATTAATTGCTCATCAATGTGACCACCCAAGACGCTGGCAGGACAGCGAACAGCGATTTTTACATCAAATTGCCGAGCACTTGGCGATCGCCATTAGTCAGGCTCAACTGTATGCCGAACTTCAGCAGCAAAAACGGACTTTAGAGCAGCGTGTCATCAAGCGCACACAAGAGTTGCACGATGTGATGCAGTCGGCTCAGTCGGCTAATCGGGCCAAGAGCGAATTTTTAGCGGCTGTTAGCCATGAGCTACGCACTCCGCTGACTTGTATTATTGGCATGTCAGCAACGCTGCAACGCTGGACGCACGGCATACTGAATGAACGACAGCAACATTTTCTGCAAACTATCCACGATAGCGGTGAGTATTTGTTGGCGTTGATTAACGATATCTTGGATCTGTCGCAGGTAGAGGCGGGCAAAATGCTGCTGAGCCTCAGCGAGTTTTCCCTATCACGACTGTCACAACAGTCCTTGAAAGCGTTTGAGGGACAAGCAACCCTGAATGAGGTAGCATTGGAAGTCGATTTGAGAATTCCACCACAATACGATCGCTTTGTTGCCGATCCACGCCGACTTCAGCAGATTCTCTTCAATTTGCTAGATAATGCCATCAAATTTACGCCTGCAGGGGGACAGGTGACATTGCGCGTATTTGCTGAGGAAAATCTGGCCACTTTTCAAGTGAAAGATCAGGGCATTGGCATTCCTGAAGAGCAGTTGCCGCTGTTGTTTCAAAAATTCCGTCAGCTTAATGCGGGATATCAGCGCCAGTATCGCGGCACGGGGTTGGGGCTGGCGTTAACTAAGCAATTAGTGGAGCTACACGGCGGTTGGATTGATGTCGAATCAACCGTTGGCATTGGTTCGGTGTTTACGGTTCGGTTGCCAATTCAGGTCCTTCCGGGTAAGGGTTCTGCATTGAAAACCCGCAGCGCCTCAATTGCCAATCCTGCACGGGGGCGAATTGTGTTAATTGAGCACGATGAAGACAATGCCGATTTGGTCTGTGATGTGCTGACAGCCGCTGGCTATCAAATTGTGTGGATGTTGGAAGGTTCGACGGTGATCAACCAAATCGAGGTGCTGCAACCGATCGCTGTAATCATGAATTTTCAGCTTCCCGATATTGATGGACAACACTTGATTCAACAATTGCGCCAAAATCCAATGACAAAGCACCTCAAAATCATTGTGCTAACGCCGATCGAGTTGGAACAGCAGGAAGTTGAACCCATTGTTGGAGTAGATGGCTGTCTTACACAACCGCTGCGTCCTAACTTGTTACTACAAACGGTTATGCTATTGACTGATTTGAAAAGCCCCTCGCCTACTTTGGGAGAGGGGTTGGAGTAA
- a CDS encoding RNA recognition motif domain-containing protein yields the protein MSIRLYVGNLPKELERQELEALFAEFDNTISTKVITDRRTGKCRGFGFVTVKNDEQADQLIEKFNGYLFKDSPLKIEKALPRAKGKAGEEGEQSDATASSSSPATTSSSGNRRKGNNKSRKSGGTTTTTDSDSVQPDPRWAQELEKLKQLLATQAANP from the coding sequence ATGTCGATTCGTTTGTATGTAGGCAATTTGCCGAAGGAATTGGAGCGCCAGGAACTAGAAGCACTTTTTGCTGAGTTTGATAACACCATTTCTACGAAAGTGATTACCGATCGTCGAACTGGAAAGTGCCGAGGCTTTGGCTTTGTCACAGTCAAAAACGACGAGCAAGCTGATCAACTCATTGAAAAGTTCAATGGTTATCTGTTCAAAGATAGCCCGTTGAAAATAGAGAAGGCGTTGCCCCGGGCTAAGGGTAAAGCGGGCGAGGAAGGCGAACAATCGGATGCAACTGCTTCTAGTTCTAGCCCCGCTACCACCTCGTCGAGTGGAAACCGGCGTAAGGGAAACAACAAATCTCGTAAATCGGGCGGAACTACCACCACGACAGATAGTGATTCAGTTCAACCTGATCCTCGTTGGGCCCAAGAGTTAGAGAAGCTAAAGCAGCTTTTGGCGACCCAAGCAGCTAATCCGTAA
- the smpB gene encoding SsrA-binding protein SmpB yields MADSSDGYKIVADNRQARFQYEILETYEVGVELRGTEVKSIRQGKVNLRDGYALIRNGEAWLHNVHISPHDTASQVFNHDPRRTRKLLLHSQEIRKLIGQVEQKGLTLVPLKMYLKRGWVKLTIGLARGKKLHDKREDLKQKQAKREIERALKNY; encoded by the coding sequence ATGGCCGATAGCAGCGATGGCTACAAAATTGTGGCCGACAATCGTCAGGCTCGCTTTCAATACGAAATTCTGGAGACCTATGAGGTTGGCGTGGAACTGCGCGGCACCGAGGTCAAGTCAATTCGCCAAGGTAAGGTCAATCTTCGAGATGGCTATGCCCTAATTCGCAATGGCGAAGCTTGGCTGCACAATGTGCATATTTCTCCCCATGACACCGCTAGTCAAGTGTTTAATCACGATCCTCGGCGCACACGTAAACTGTTGCTTCATAGTCAGGAAATTCGCAAACTGATCGGACAGGTTGAGCAAAAGGGCTTAACGCTGGTGCCCCTAAAAATGTATTTGAAGCGCGGTTGGGTGAAGCTGACGATTGGACTTGCGCGTGGTAAGAAACTGCACGACAAACGAGAAGATTTGAAGCAGAAACAAGCGAAACGGGAAATCGAACGAGCGCTTAAAAATTACTGA